The following coding sequences are from one Sulfurimonas crateris window:
- the groL gene encoding chaperonin GroEL (60 kDa chaperone family; promotes refolding of misfolded polypeptides especially under stressful conditions; forms two stacked rings of heptamers to form a barrel-shaped 14mer; ends can be capped by GroES; misfolded proteins enter the barrel where they are refolded when GroES binds), with the protein MAKEIIFSDNARNALARGVAKLTDAVKVTMGPRGRNVLIQKSYGNPVITKDGVSVAREIELKDKLENMGATLVKDVASKTADEAGDGTTTATVLANAIFSEGLRNITAGANPIEVKRGMDKACEAILANLKASSKVVNGKKDIAQVATISANSDEQIGNMIAEAMEKVGQDGVITVEEAKGIVDELDVVEGMQFDRGFLSPYFITNTEKMTAEIENPWILLADSKITSLKDLLPVLEQVQKTSRPLLIIAEDVEGEALSTLVVNKLRGVLNISAVKAPGFGDRRKAMLQDIAVLTAGTVISEETGHTLSGATLEHLGQASRVVIDKDNTVIVNGAGKAENVQKRIAEIKVQIDATSSEYDKEKLQERLAKLSGGVAVIKVGAASETEMKEKKDRVDDALSATKAAVEEGIVIGGGAALVRAGAKVKLDLTGDQKIGCEIILRAIKAPLKQIATNAGYDAGVVVNAVESATNENIGFNAATGEYVDMFEAGIIDPFKVGRVALTNATSISSLLLTTEAAIYELPEEKPEMPDMSGMGGMPGMM; encoded by the coding sequence ATGGCAAAAGAGATAATTTTTTCAGACAATGCAAGAAATGCGTTAGCTCGCGGTGTTGCGAAACTAACAGATGCAGTAAAGGTTACAATGGGTCCTCGCGGACGTAACGTACTTATTCAAAAGAGTTACGGTAACCCTGTTATAACGAAAGACGGTGTTTCCGTTGCAAGAGAGATAGAGCTAAAAGATAAACTAGAAAATATGGGTGCTACGCTTGTAAAAGATGTTGCTTCAAAAACTGCCGATGAGGCGGGAGACGGAACAACGACTGCGACCGTTTTGGCAAATGCTATCTTCTCTGAGGGTCTTAGAAACATCACGGCGGGTGCGAATCCTATCGAAGTAAAACGCGGTATGGACAAGGCTTGCGAAGCTATTTTGGCAAACCTAAAAGCATCTAGCAAAGTTGTAAACGGTAAAAAAGATATTGCTCAGGTTGCTACCATCTCTGCAAACTCTGATGAGCAGATCGGAAATATGATCGCTGAAGCTATGGAAAAGGTAGGTCAAGACGGCGTTATTACAGTTGAAGAAGCTAAAGGTATCGTTGATGAGCTTGATGTTGTCGAGGGTATGCAGTTTGACCGCGGATTTTTGAGCCCGTACTTCATCACAAATACTGAGAAGATGACGGCTGAGATCGAAAATCCTTGGATTTTACTGGCTGATAGCAAAATCACTTCATTAAAAGATCTTCTGCCTGTTTTAGAGCAGGTTCAAAAGACTTCACGCCCGCTTCTTATAATTGCAGAAGATGTAGAGGGTGAAGCACTCTCAACACTGGTTGTAAATAAACTTCGCGGTGTTTTAAATATCTCTGCCGTTAAAGCTCCGGGCTTTGGCGACAGAAGAAAAGCGATGCTTCAAGATATAGCGGTACTTACTGCAGGAACAGTTATCTCTGAAGAGACGGGTCACACTCTTAGCGGGGCTACTTTAGAGCACCTAGGGCAAGCTTCTCGCGTCGTGATAGACAAAGACAACACTGTTATAGTAAACGGTGCCGGAAAAGCTGAGAACGTACAAAAAAGAATCGCTGAGATCAAAGTTCAGATAGATGCGACTTCTAGCGAATATGATAAAGAGAAACTTCAAGAGCGTTTGGCGAAACTTAGCGGCGGTGTTGCAGTCATTAAGGTCGGTGCGGCAAGCGAGACTGAGATGAAAGAGAAAAAAGACCGTGTTGATGATGCACTCTCAGCTACTAAAGCGGCAGTTGAAGAGGGAATAGTAATCGGCGGCGGAGCTGCTCTCGTTCGTGCAGGCGCAAAAGTAAAACTAGACCTAACGGGTGATCAAAAGATTGGTTGTGAAATAATCCTTCGCGCAATCAAAGCTCCACTAAAGCAGATTGCTACAAACGCAGGTTATGACGCAGGTGTAGTAGTAAATGCTGTTGAGAGTGCGACAAATGAAAACATCGGTTTTAACGCTGCAACAGGCGAATATGTAGACATGTTTGAAGCAGGAATCATTGACCCTTTTAAAGTCGGACGTGTAGCTCTCACAAATGCTACTTCTATCTCAAGCCTTCTTTTAACTACGGAAGCGGCAATATATGAACTGCCTGAAGAAAAACCTGAAATGCCTGATATGAGCGGCATGGGTGGTATGCCAGGTATGATGTAA
- the groES gene encoding co-chaperone GroES yields MNFQPLGKRVLVKRVEEANTTSSGIIIPDNAQEKPSRGEVVAVSSEVSEVKCGDLVVFGKFSGSEISLDGEKFLVIETEDIFGIIKK; encoded by the coding sequence ATGAATTTTCAACCATTAGGCAAAAGAGTCCTAGTAAAAAGAGTAGAAGAGGCAAATACTACTAGCAGTGGTATCATTATTCCTGATAATGCACAAGAGAAGCCCTCACGTGGTGAAGTAGTCGCTGTTAGCTCCGAAGTGAGCGAAGTTAAGTGTGGGGACTTGGTCGTTTTTGGAAAGTTTTCCGGTAGTGAGATTTCGCTTGATGGCGAGAAGTTTCTAGTAATAGAGACTGAAGATATTTTTGGAATCATAAAAAAATAA
- a CDS encoding arylesterase — MNKIKVITVLLGAIMLFTIITKERDSGSSQIELQSDATILAFGDSITYGFGVAEEESYPAQLQKRVGVRVINGGVSGEESSEALERLPKLLEQKPDLVILCHGGNDIIRKRSDEKLKANLTQMIETIKASGAKVLLVGVPNFGILGFNTHSIYAEVAKETEVFFEEDVLSKVLSKNELKIDYIHPNEKGYEIIVDAVVKHLKVIN; from the coding sequence ATGAATAAGATAAAAGTCATAACTGTTCTGCTTGGCGCAATTATGCTATTTACAATAATTACAAAAGAGAGAGACTCAGGCTCCTCACAAATCGAGCTACAGAGTGATGCGACGATACTTGCCTTTGGTGACAGTATCACTTACGGCTTCGGCGTTGCAGAGGAAGAGAGTTACCCCGCACAGCTTCAAAAAAGAGTAGGCGTTCGTGTCATAAACGGCGGCGTTTCAGGTGAAGAGTCATCTGAGGCTTTAGAGCGCCTTCCCAAACTTTTAGAACAAAAACCGGACTTGGTAATACTATGCCACGGCGGAAATGATATTATCCGCAAGCGTTCAGATGAGAAGTTAAAAGCCAACCTCACCCAGATGATAGAGACCATAAAGGCAAGCGGAGCAAAGGTTCTGCTTGTCGGAGTTCCAAACTTCGGTATTTTGGGATTTAATACACACTCCATATATGCTGAGGTCGCTAAAGAGACAGAGGTCTTTTTTGAAGAGGATGTCCTCTCAAAAGTGCTGTCAAAAAACGAGCTGAAGATCGACTATATTCATCCTAATGAAAAAGGGTATGAGATCATTGTTGATGCAGTTGTGAAGCATTTGAAAGTCATCAACTAA
- the truC gene encoding tRNA pseudouridine(65) synthase TruC, producing MLEILYRDEYLVAINKPSGLLVHRSPIDRHETEFAVQILRDQIGQFVYPVHRLDKPTSGVLLFALDKESAKLMGKQFMSRETKKSYIAVVRGYVDESGVIEHALSVKLDKIADKDSSEDKEAQDATTYYKRLATVEVPYSVGKYDKSRYSLVQLEPQTGRKHQLRRHMKHISHHILGDTKYGRGEHNKLIRSEFNCHRMLLHAITLQIKHPHTDEMLIIKAPLDESFNSICKFFNWHL from the coding sequence TTGCTTGAGATCTTATACAGAGATGAGTATCTGGTGGCAATAAACAAGCCATCAGGTCTTTTGGTTCATCGCTCCCCAATTGACAGACATGAGACAGAGTTTGCCGTGCAGATACTTCGAGATCAGATAGGGCAGTTCGTCTACCCCGTTCACCGATTAGATAAGCCGACATCCGGAGTTTTGCTTTTTGCGCTTGATAAAGAGAGCGCAAAGCTAATGGGCAAGCAGTTTATGTCAAGAGAGACAAAAAAGAGCTATATTGCGGTTGTTCGCGGTTATGTAGATGAGAGCGGAGTGATCGAGCACGCTCTTAGCGTAAAGCTTGATAAGATCGCAGATAAGGACAGCTCTGAGGATAAAGAGGCTCAAGATGCGACAACCTACTATAAGAGGCTTGCAACGGTTGAGGTTCCTTACAGTGTGGGAAAATATGACAAGAGCAGATACTCTCTTGTACAGCTAGAGCCGCAAACAGGGCGAAAACATCAGCTCCGCCGCCATATGAAACATATCTCTCACCATATCTTGGGCGATACAAAGTATGGAAGAGGGGAGCATAACAAGTTGATACGCAGTGAGTTTAACTGCCACAGAATGCTTCTGCACGCAATCACACTACAAATAAAACATCCACACACCGATGAGATGCTTATTATTAAAGCGCCTTTAGATGAGAGCTTTAACTCAATATGCAAGTTTTTCAACTGGCATCTTTGA
- a CDS encoding DEAD/DEAH box helicase produces MSFEKLGVIKQLLSAIEDLGYKQPTSIQTRAIPLVLAKSDVFATAQTGTGKTAAFGLPMIQRLRKTSADENRVLRGIILSPTRELSLQIYDDMQGFAKKMPLNIAVLVGGKDLDYQKRVLKEGVDIIIATPGRVLEHIDKGLDVSNVEIFVLDEADRMLDMGFVKEIKRIHPLLPKRHQTLLFSATYSEKVRKLSKLILTKPAFIEASKKNSTVDTINQVAYLVDTDKKAQLLAYVIGSRNFRQVLVFTRTKASADELVIELKKDGLKCGIIHGDKTQANRLKTLNDFKEGKTKVLVATDIASRGLDIEELPFVINYELPSIPEDYVHRVGRTGRAGREGMAISLIDIYEKYDIKAIEKLIGMKIPQETVEGFEPDPTIRRKDQDELNLKSEHKKAETKRAKKPYKKPQKVQKSEKGESYKKPVTTKKRKTTKRG; encoded by the coding sequence ATGTCATTCGAAAAACTGGGAGTTATAAAGCAACTTCTTAGCGCCATAGAAGATCTGGGCTACAAACAACCTACAAGTATCCAAACAAGAGCGATTCCTCTGGTTTTGGCAAAAAGCGATGTTTTTGCAACCGCTCAGACAGGAACGGGCAAGACCGCAGCTTTTGGACTTCCTATGATCCAAAGACTAAGAAAAACATCGGCTGACGAGAACAGAGTGCTCAGAGGAATTATCCTCTCTCCCACAAGAGAGCTCTCTTTGCAGATTTACGATGACATGCAGGGCTTTGCGAAAAAGATGCCTCTCAATATTGCCGTTTTGGTGGGCGGAAAAGATCTGGATTATCAAAAGAGAGTTCTAAAAGAGGGTGTCGATATAATTATTGCAACACCGGGAAGAGTGCTGGAGCATATCGATAAGGGTCTGGATGTCTCAAATGTAGAGATATTTGTGCTTGATGAAGCGGACAGAATGCTGGATATGGGATTTGTAAAAGAGATAAAAAGGATCCATCCTCTTTTGCCAAAGAGACATCAGACTCTTCTTTTCTCTGCTACTTACAGCGAGAAGGTTAGAAAACTCTCAAAACTTATTCTTACAAAGCCTGCATTTATAGAGGCTTCAAAGAAGAACTCAACCGTCGATACCATAAATCAGGTAGCTTATCTGGTAGACACCGACAAAAAAGCCCAACTTTTGGCTTATGTGATCGGCTCTAGAAACTTTAGACAGGTACTTGTCTTTACAAGAACAAAAGCGAGTGCCGATGAGCTTGTAATAGAGCTTAAAAAAGATGGTCTTAAGTGTGGAATAATTCACGGAGATAAAACTCAGGCAAACCGATTAAAGACTTTAAATGACTTTAAAGAGGGAAAAACCAAAGTTCTGGTCGCGACCGACATCGCTTCAAGAGGACTTGACATAGAGGAGCTCCCTTTTGTTATAAACTATGAACTCCCGTCAATCCCAGAAGACTATGTCCACAGAGTAGGGCGAACAGGTCGTGCAGGACGTGAGGGGATGGCGATAAGTTTAATCGACATCTATGAGAAGTATGATATTAAAGCCATAGAGAAGCTGATCGGGATGAAGATACCGCAAGAGACGGTGGAGGGTTTTGAGCCTGATCCGACCATTAGAAGAAAAGACCAGGATGAGCTAAATCTAAAGAGCGAGCATAAAAAAGCAGAGACTAAAAGAGCTAAAAAACCTTACAAAAAACCTCAAAAAGTCCAAAAGAGCGAAAAAGGCGAGAGCTATAAAAAGCCCGTAACTACAAAAAAAAGAAAAACGACAAAGCGCGGTTAA
- a CDS encoding DUF2062 domain-containing protein, with product MIRKTFKNLSASEKFKTFIHKYKVPTEYLSANRKMVSKAIFIGLFIAFIPMPMQMLAVLAFIPFTRFNVPIALAMCWLSNPFTMPFMYYLEYQTGSFLLGMETTPAQMTLEWFSDNIGNIFIPLYVGTAFYSISVSSIAYYLINHLWRSSVKKDQDSRKNGTYKRWTTKEDKASEQEEPKA from the coding sequence ATGATTAGAAAAACATTTAAAAATTTAAGCGCAAGTGAAAAATTCAAAACTTTTATTCATAAATATAAAGTGCCTACCGAATATTTATCCGCTAATAGAAAGATGGTCTCAAAGGCAATTTTTATAGGGCTTTTTATTGCCTTTATCCCTATGCCTATGCAGATGCTCGCAGTTCTTGCTTTTATACCTTTTACAAGGTTTAACGTCCCCATCGCTCTGGCAATGTGCTGGCTAAGCAACCCTTTTACGATGCCTTTTATGTACTATTTGGAGTATCAAACCGGAAGTTTTCTGCTTGGGATGGAGACTACGCCTGCCCAGATGACCTTAGAGTGGTTTAGCGACAATATAGGAAATATTTTTATTCCGCTTTATGTAGGGACTGCTTTTTACTCGATCTCGGTCTCATCTATTGCCTATTATCTTATTAACCATCTCTGGAGAAGCTCGGTTAAAAAAGACCAAGATTCACGCAAAAACGGCACTTACAAAAGATGGACAACCAAAGAAGATAAAGCTTCTGAGCAAGAAGAGCCTAAAGCTTAA
- the lgt gene encoding prolipoprotein diacylglyceryl transferase, with product MSAWNNIYETFDPVAFHIFSIPVHWYGIMYVLALLSALYIGKYFIKKDGLDFGKQGIDIYFIYVEIGVILGARLGYILFYDPQTLYYLSHPWQIFNPFVGDEFVGIRGMSYHGAVLGFLIATYLYSKKHKIKIGKIMDLVAISVPLAFVFGRIGNFLNKELIGRETDVPWGILVDGLLRHPSQLYEAILEGFGVFIVVYLFRRLQSYSGELILIYGISYGAFRAIAEIWRAPDVQIGYVCCNFITQGQVMSLAMSLLGVIAWVYFKKRSVKL from the coding sequence ATGTCGGCATGGAATAACATATACGAGACGTTTGATCCCGTAGCGTTTCATATATTTTCAATTCCCGTACATTGGTATGGAATTATGTATGTTTTGGCACTTTTAAGTGCTCTTTATATCGGTAAATATTTTATAAAAAAAGATGGCCTTGATTTTGGCAAACAAGGCATAGATATCTATTTTATCTATGTAGAGATAGGTGTTATTTTAGGAGCCAGACTCGGTTATATACTGTTTTACGATCCTCAAACGCTCTATTATCTATCTCATCCCTGGCAGATATTCAACCCGTTTGTCGGGGATGAATTTGTAGGCATAAGAGGTATGAGCTATCACGGAGCCGTGCTCGGCTTTTTAATTGCGACATATCTCTACTCCAAAAAGCATAAAATAAAGATCGGCAAGATAATGGACTTGGTGGCTATAAGCGTACCTCTTGCATTTGTCTTCGGACGTATAGGAAACTTTTTAAACAAAGAGCTTATTGGTCGTGAGACGGATGTGCCTTGGGGGATATTGGTAGATGGTCTCCTTCGCCATCCCTCACAGCTCTATGAGGCGATATTAGAGGGGTTTGGTGTTTTTATAGTGGTCTATCTCTTTAGAAGGCTCCAGAGCTATAGCGGAGAGCTTATCTTGATCTACGGTATAAGCTACGGGGCATTCAGAGCGATAGCAGAGATCTGGCGCGCACCAGATGTTCAGATAGGTTACGTCTGCTGCAACTTCATAACACAAGGGCAGGTTATGAGCCTGGCTATGAGTCTGCTGGGTGTTATTGCGTGGGTATATTTTAAAAAAAGAAGCGTTAAGCTTTAG
- a CDS encoding (Fe-S)-binding protein produces MSKTAQEIFNFGATTDECIKCGKCIPVCTIHNVNADEVTSPRGFLDLLGAYQRGNLELDKNAKDIFESCFLCTACVEVCPKSLPTDMVIEQVRADIGEKFGIAWYKRAFFLLLRHRWLNDLAFKLGWVFQTCSFKIQANKDSMTSRFNLPMLKADRILPSLKKVSFLNSHKENIDNGGKRKVAVFIGCLGNYNYVNVGNSLLEILEYLEIDAFLAKDQKCCGAPAYFTGDFYTVDHNAKFNIEYFESFSKDVEAIIIPEATCSAMIKIDYEHFFHDQPEWKARAVALREKIFMATEWLEQHTELSKILASKKKDPKIVTYHDPCHARKMQGIYEEPRKLIGKNYDIVEMSDPNSCCGFGGVTMQSEKYHFAKAAGAPKAAMINETKADVVSSECSACRMQINASLGYTDTKTVFKNPIELIAEALKE; encoded by the coding sequence ATGAGCAAAACTGCGCAAGAAATCTTTAACTTTGGCGCTACGACCGATGAGTGTATAAAGTGTGGAAAATGTATTCCGGTCTGTACAATTCATAACGTAAATGCAGATGAAGTCACCTCTCCAAGAGGATTTTTGGACCTTTTGGGTGCTTATCAGCGCGGCAATTTAGAGCTGGATAAAAATGCAAAAGATATTTTTGAGAGCTGTTTTTTATGTACGGCTTGTGTTGAGGTGTGTCCAAAGTCGCTTCCTACAGATATGGTCATAGAGCAGGTGCGCGCAGACATAGGCGAGAAGTTCGGTATTGCATGGTATAAGAGAGCTTTCTTTTTGCTTCTTCGCCATCGCTGGCTTAACGACTTGGCTTTTAAGCTCGGCTGGGTATTTCAGACATGTTCGTTCAAGATCCAGGCAAACAAGGACTCTATGACCTCGCGTTTCAATCTGCCTATGTTAAAGGCTGACAGGATTCTTCCGAGCCTTAAAAAAGTGTCGTTTTTAAACTCCCATAAAGAGAACATAGACAACGGTGGCAAAAGAAAAGTTGCTGTTTTTATAGGGTGTCTGGGCAACTACAACTATGTAAATGTCGGAAACTCGCTTTTGGAGATTTTGGAGTATTTGGAGATTGACGCATTTTTGGCAAAAGATCAGAAGTGCTGCGGAGCACCCGCTTATTTTACGGGCGATTTTTATACGGTCGATCACAATGCAAAATTCAACATAGAGTACTTTGAGAGTTTTAGCAAAGATGTCGAGGCTATAATTATTCCAGAGGCAACATGTTCGGCGATGATAAAGATCGACTATGAGCACTTCTTCCATGACCAGCCTGAGTGGAAGGCAAGAGCTGTTGCGCTTAGAGAGAAGATATTTATGGCTACGGAGTGGCTTGAACAGCATACCGAGCTTAGCAAGATACTAGCATCCAAGAAAAAAGATCCAAAAATAGTGACCTACCATGACCCTTGCCACGCAAGAAAGATGCAGGGTATTTATGAAGAGCCTAGAAAGCTCATAGGTAAGAACTACGACATAGTTGAGATGAGCGACCCTAACAGCTGCTGCGGTTTTGGCGGTGTAACGATGCAGAGCGAGAAGTACCACTTTGCAAAAGCTGCCGGAGCGCCTAAAGCTGCCATGATAAATGAGACAAAAGCGGATGTGGTAAGTTCAGAGTGCAGCGCGTGCAGAATGCAGATAAACGCTTCACTCGGCTATACCGATACTAAAACGGTCTTTAAAAACCCTATAGAGCTAATTGCAGAGGCATTAAAAGAGTAA
- the hemN gene encoding oxygen-independent coproporphyrinogen III oxidase codes for MLDFAKFTKYSKPGPRYTSYPTALEFSDSFGYDEYIQKLEQQDSSRPLSLYFHLPFCKNACYFCGCNVVFTSKEDKMLRYIDYLKRELKILSSHVNCNREVIQMHFGGGTPTFFSAAQLEEVIKEIKSFFPNFVKDAEVSCEIDPRHIDEDQMRVLAENGFNRVSFGIQDFNEKVQHAIHRIQPYEITKNAMDLARKYNMVSVNVDLIYGLPYQSLETFKETLALAITLDPDRFAVFNYAHVPWMKKTMRKIDETTLPLPDEKLRIMQETINFLTSNGYKMIGMDHFAKPEDELFKAIKKGELHRNFQGYTTKGGADLIGVGLTSIGEGVAHYAQNFKEMRDYEEAIDAGKLPFERGIVLNDDDQIRQYVIMELMSNFKLDIKRFEKLFNTSFKEYFADAIEALKPFEEDGLLTINDDFIECSETGTLLIRNIAMPFDAYMKKHAASSKTFSKTV; via the coding sequence ATGCTAGATTTTGCAAAATTCACAAAGTACTCAAAACCGGGACCTCGCTATACGAGCTATCCGACGGCATTGGAGTTTAGCGACTCTTTTGGTTATGATGAGTATATACAAAAGCTTGAACAGCAAGATTCTTCTCGTCCTTTGAGTTTATATTTTCACCTTCCTTTTTGCAAGAATGCTTGCTATTTTTGCGGATGTAACGTTGTCTTTACTTCCAAAGAGGACAAGATGCTTCGCTACATCGACTATCTCAAAAGAGAGCTTAAAATTCTCTCTTCACATGTAAACTGCAATAGAGAAGTGATCCAGATGCACTTTGGCGGCGGGACTCCGACATTTTTCAGCGCAGCGCAGCTTGAAGAGGTCATCAAAGAGATAAAATCTTTTTTTCCTAACTTTGTAAAAGATGCAGAGGTCAGCTGTGAGATAGATCCGCGCCATATTGACGAAGATCAGATGAGAGTTCTGGCTGAGAACGGATTTAACCGTGTAAGTTTCGGTATTCAGGACTTCAATGAAAAAGTTCAACACGCCATCCACAGGATACAGCCTTACGAGATCACAAAAAATGCCATGGATTTGGCTAGAAAATACAATATGGTCTCGGTAAACGTTGACCTAATCTATGGGCTTCCGTATCAATCTCTTGAGACTTTTAAAGAGACGCTCGCCCTTGCCATCACACTGGACCCGGATAGATTTGCGGTCTTTAATTATGCCCACGTGCCTTGGATGAAAAAAACAATGCGTAAGATCGATGAGACAACGCTTCCTCTTCCTGATGAGAAACTGCGCATTATGCAAGAGACCATCAATTTTCTTACCTCGAATGGTTACAAGATGATAGGAATGGACCACTTTGCCAAGCCTGAAGATGAGCTTTTCAAAGCTATAAAAAAAGGTGAGTTACATAGAAACTTCCAGGGTTACACTACAAAAGGCGGCGCTGATCTTATAGGAGTAGGCCTTACCTCTATCGGTGAAGGAGTTGCACACTATGCTCAAAATTTCAAAGAGATGAGAGATTATGAAGAGGCTATAGATGCCGGAAAATTGCCGTTTGAGAGAGGTATTGTCCTAAACGATGATGACCAGATCAGACAGTATGTGATCATGGAGCTTATGAGCAACTTTAAACTTGATATCAAGAGATTTGAGAAGCTCTTTAACACTAGCTTTAAAGAGTATTTTGCAGACGCAATTGAAGCACTTAAACCTTTTGAAGAAGATGGTCTATTAACGATAAATGATGATTTTATAGAGTGCTCCGAGACGGGAACTCTTCTTATTAGAAATATTGCAATGCCGTTTGACGCTTATATGAAAAAACATGCGGCAAGCTCTAAAACATTCTCTAAAACGGTTTAG
- a CDS encoding ABC transporter ATP-binding protein, producing the protein MKKILKRYWPYIKEYKFEYFLVLVGIIFTVSATTATAHIMKPLMDEMFIEKKEEMLYYIPLGLVVIYFFKSAGRYIQSVFMNYIGQHIITRFREILLEKIINLDMTFLYINRSGELISRVTNDIERIRYFVSNMLPELFRESLTVIALIGYVIYLNPLLAFYSLVVLPVVVYPIILIGKKLKKYSLRSQEKNADVVSRLTEVFNNSEIIKANATQRFELGRFSVQNWQFFKINMKSVYVGDIVSPMMEIVGALGLAAVIFVGGKEVYDGRMSVGEFTAFITAVGLVFQPIRRISSIYSKIQDAVAASERVFELLDRENRIIDGIKVLEEDITHIEFKHVKLKYDDSYALDDVSIDIKQGENIALVGDSGGGKSTFINMLLRFYDPDSGEVLVNGTNIKEFSQDSLKHHISLVTQRIYIFQDTLAANVAYGQEEIDEAKVIEALKLADAYEFAASLENGIYTKMEEYGSNLSGGQRQRIAIARAIYKHASLLLFDEATSALDNESEKRIQNALHEYTKDKITITIAHRLSTIESADKILVMQKGKIIASGNHAELLESSDVYQKLAGRFES; encoded by the coding sequence TTGAAAAAAATTTTAAAACGTTATTGGCCCTATATAAAAGAGTACAAATTTGAGTATTTTCTGGTACTCGTAGGTATAATTTTTACAGTCAGTGCAACAACCGCAACAGCGCATATAATGAAGCCTTTGATGGATGAGATGTTCATAGAGAAGAAAGAGGAGATGCTCTACTACATCCCTCTGGGGCTTGTGGTCATATACTTTTTCAAATCAGCCGGAAGATACATACAGTCGGTCTTTATGAACTACATCGGACAGCATATTATTACCAGATTTAGAGAGATACTTTTAGAAAAAATTATCAATCTTGACATGACGTTTTTGTATATTAACCGAAGCGGCGAGCTCATCTCAAGGGTCACGAACGATATAGAGCGCATAAGGTATTTCGTATCAAATATGCTTCCTGAGCTTTTCAGGGAGTCTCTGACAGTTATAGCTCTTATAGGCTACGTTATATACTTGAATCCGCTTTTAGCTTTCTACTCTCTAGTCGTGCTCCCTGTCGTGGTTTATCCGATTATTTTAATAGGAAAAAAACTTAAAAAGTACTCTCTGCGCTCTCAGGAGAAAAATGCCGATGTCGTAAGCCGTCTTACCGAAGTTTTTAACAACAGCGAGATCATAAAAGCAAACGCTACACAAAGGTTTGAACTGGGTAGATTCAGTGTTCAGAACTGGCAGTTTTTTAAAATAAATATGAAGTCGGTTTATGTCGGAGACATAGTCTCACCGATGATGGAGATCGTCGGAGCGCTGGGACTGGCAGCGGTTATTTTTGTAGGGGGAAAAGAGGTCTATGATGGCAGAATGAGTGTGGGTGAGTTTACGGCATTTATTACCGCCGTGGGACTTGTCTTTCAGCCGATTCGCCGCATTAGTTCTATATACTCAAAAATTCAGGATGCAGTGGCCGCAAGTGAGAGAGTTTTTGAGCTTCTTGATAGAGAAAACAGGATTATTGACGGAATAAAAGTTTTAGAAGAGGACATCACACACATAGAGTTCAAGCATGTAAAGCTGAAGTATGACGACTCTTATGCGCTTGACGATGTTAGCATAGATATAAAACAGGGCGAAAATATAGCGCTTGTCGGAGACAGCGGAGGCGGAAAGAGTACATTTATAAATATGCTTTTGCGTTTTTATGACCCTGATAGCGGCGAAGTTTTGGTAAACGGAACTAATATAAAAGAGTTTTCGCAGGATTCTCTTAAGCATCACATCTCGCTTGTAACACAGAGAATCTATATTTTTCAAGACACTCTTGCGGCAAATGTGGCTTACGGACAGGAAGAGATTGACGAAGCAAAAGTCATAGAAGCCTTAAAACTTGCGGATGCATATGAGTTTGCAGCTTCTTTGGAGAATGGAATATATACAAAAATGGAGGAGTACGGCTCAAATCTTTCAGGCGGTCAAAGACAGCGTATAGCGATTGCAAGAGCCATCTACAAACATGCCTCGCTTCTGCTTTTTGACGAGGCGACTTCTGCTTTGGACAATGAGAGCGAAAAGAGGATCCAAAACGCTCTGCACGAGTATACAAAAGATAAGATCACTATAACGATCGCTCACAGACTCAGCACAATTGAGAGCGCAGATAAGATCTTGGTAATGCAAAAAGGCAAGATAATCGCAAGCGGAAACCACGCTGAACTTTTAGAGAGCAGCGATGTCTACCAGAAGTTGGCAGGGCGCTTTGAGAGTTAA